A region from the Hydrogenimonas sp. genome encodes:
- a CDS encoding ribosomal subunit interface protein, producing the protein MNISIVGRHFELTDAIKDHIENAIDGLKKYNLDIISTRVVVDADEKNGKKGYSVEFVIHMANKNTVVIRQKDKDVYAAVDLAIDRAQKVLRRHHDKVTEHKSVRPDELAAAHEAEIAAALADDSDEIVPMELDLYKPLEIEEALTLLKESPEKQFMVFNDIDGRMRVLYRRGDGRFGLY; encoded by the coding sequence ATGAACATAAGCATCGTAGGTCGCCATTTCGAGCTGACCGATGCCATCAAAGACCATATAGAGAACGCTATCGACGGTCTGAAAAAGTACAATCTCGACATTATATCCACACGTGTCGTAGTAGACGCGGATGAAAAGAACGGAAAGAAAGGCTACAGTGTCGAATTCGTCATCCATATGGCGAACAAAAACACCGTTGTGATCCGCCAGAAGGACAAAGATGTCTATGCGGCCGTGGATCTCGCGATCGACCGTGCGCAGAAGGTGCTCAGACGCCATCACGACAAGGTGACCGAGCACAAATCCGTCCGACCCGACGAGCTTGCGGCCGCACATGAGGCGGAGATCGCAGCCGCGCTTGCTGACGACTCCGACGAGATCGTACCTATGGAGCTCGACCTCTACAAGCCGCTCGAGATTGAAGAGGCCCTTACGCTTCTCAAAGAGTCTCCCGAGAAACAGTTTATGGTATTCAACGACATCGACGGCCGAATGCGCGTACTCTACAGACGCGGTGACGGCCGTTTCGGACTCTATTGA
- a CDS encoding autotransporter protein or domain, integral membrane beta-barrel — protein sequence MKLFGIFAICITLLTSAVWGATLTDDFETSKNGWTDTGTSLVTYGDPVNSQVLRIDRERQWKSKTYELNSSNANKRVYIILDLWAVGGWESSGGAIDYIYISANGSPLVDGEVFPGADGSTEYLYNRYWFISTTDDNGDLTLEIMYDVSAPLDEKLLLDNITVTTEIVIDAADDSFTTTPDNPLTDNLLANDIGSNITVTSHTDPSNGTVEILSDGNFTYTPNAGFIGTDSFTYTITDDNNLSDTATVTIEVQTIFTSGVELPFYIVNPPASRNLVGDYKIAGNTVLCLTEKTEGYGGTCHGDTDYQDITSNMRVAKYLDIDTDGSTWNSTSSYVMIPDSYNASTGIIWAGLFWQGRISVDKDYPIHYAVENGSGYDFVEVGEGTTIDLDHFDITATGATDIKLDINGRGYNDVKANTFHVYTSGNGDTYSAYADVTSLFSGDAITPGKNTFTVANLTTMEGREISPGAFGGWSLVIIYAEDYKKGTPKNISIYNGFISIGLNNDPIEISGFRLPETGKISAQLSVFSGEGEYRYGRTPDNNSEDWMKISDAIDGEYQYMPGLEEGTFVGNRDNMFDARLDNILRDDIVNGVDNNLSINNVGVDVDNYDISELMEGYRDINPYINAVYIKMYSNNDYITPSMMAFSAELYKPAVCYDYTFDIDGYVLDSATNDVNTTLHLQAPGKPLRTHLLIRSLEGDFPLENAEFTASVKDKSMLTYKRDSVKIAPNNINEYEPAGDLVHYESDAGFSLYFGNDATSEHGGTLNSNESHYILFDYDTNDSQPRLETSFIFDVNFTVDYGSGPVTIYRELNEGSRCPTSTLYAPEWGVFNIISDPEQPGTYNLATQVSGRPFNVFGVFYDTDLETTKSIKTDIEVELINVNFFKSDTNASCYNPDSNISNPVFARFEDSAFTDAISHNILLAMRNSAFRIWYLEDNESTLVKNECGSRTDETCYKNLYDEKFASFDTLCKQECDGNQAPGTCYRCLRKNYGKPICSRDNFSIRPESYRITVYDDNNSLSATRSFVTENNSTLRVPLAADYNYSVDYIATRYGSDSAADRYVQGFAELFPAGPVQENSTNVGIVSSFPASLNCNNDDNRTYRLIFWNGSGSNRVTHNNVGDYRFVLRDSEWTRVDNPGRWGQDCIPFGNDGYTAVPQEGTVGCIISSNFDQNHTDINISFRPYSFDISGISVTAPNDSFIYMNDVREDYNMSIRFSGPVLARGRNGAILTNFSAQCYSQDIDLTFERAMNPAENTLSEPALLRYYDINSTETNTTDNKDIDTIAASRFKNGASFADLALNIDRNSSVRVEPMRIDIQEINVTCSNAASCVNFAELKNNHDPEGNLSVTFGRYIYYGRLHAPDYRTQESEFETPIYAEVYCDPIEVDCGSFGITALNGWRESVDDVNWWINPLHTGNDGNVTALEARIRFSIPDTTVMINDLSQNDPYEHIISNGRYSPKIAYTGESRPHKTRVIVTTEPWLRYHRFFTDGRVYYDVTFEGVAGQWAGIGVLGKTVETNASKSTNRRIEW from the coding sequence ATGAAACTGTTTGGTATATTTGCAATCTGCATAACTCTGTTGACGAGTGCCGTATGGGGAGCAACGCTCACGGACGACTTTGAAACATCGAAAAACGGATGGACCGATACAGGCACATCTCTTGTCACCTACGGCGACCCGGTGAATTCGCAAGTCCTTAGAATAGACAGAGAGAGACAGTGGAAGAGCAAAACATATGAGTTAAACTCCAGCAATGCCAACAAAAGGGTCTATATAATATTAGACCTATGGGCTGTCGGAGGATGGGAGAGCAGCGGAGGGGCGATAGACTACATTTACATCTCCGCCAACGGGTCACCGCTTGTCGACGGGGAGGTCTTCCCCGGTGCCGACGGAAGTACGGAATATCTCTACAACCGTTACTGGTTCATTTCCACAACGGACGATAACGGAGATTTGACTCTCGAAATCATGTATGACGTTTCAGCACCCCTGGATGAAAAACTCCTGCTTGATAATATAACAGTCACCACGGAGATTGTTATCGATGCGGCCGACGACAGCTTCACCACCACACCGGACAACCCCCTTACGGACAATCTCCTTGCAAACGACATCGGGTCGAACATAACGGTAACTTCCCACACAGATCCCTCCAACGGAACTGTGGAGATACTCTCCGACGGAAACTTCACATACACGCCGAATGCCGGCTTCATAGGTACGGACAGCTTCACATATACGATAACCGACGACAATAACTTATCCGATACGGCAACCGTAACAATAGAGGTTCAAACCATCTTCACATCCGGCGTCGAACTCCCATTTTATATCGTCAACCCGCCAGCTTCACGCAACCTCGTCGGAGACTACAAGATTGCCGGAAATACGGTTTTGTGCCTTACCGAAAAGACGGAAGGGTATGGGGGAACGTGCCATGGCGACACCGACTACCAGGACATTACAAGCAATATGCGTGTGGCCAAATACCTCGATATCGACACCGACGGCTCCACCTGGAACTCAACCTCCTCATATGTGATGATTCCAGACTCATATAACGCTTCAACAGGTATCATATGGGCCGGGCTCTTCTGGCAGGGGCGTATCAGTGTAGATAAAGACTATCCGATCCATTACGCGGTGGAGAACGGTTCAGGGTATGACTTCGTAGAGGTAGGAGAGGGGACGACTATAGACCTGGACCATTTCGATATAACCGCTACCGGTGCAACAGATATAAAACTGGATATCAACGGCAGAGGCTACAACGATGTAAAAGCCAATACTTTTCATGTATATACCAGCGGTAACGGAGATACATACAGTGCATATGCTGATGTAACATCTCTCTTTTCAGGGGATGCCATAACTCCCGGTAAAAACACCTTCACGGTCGCAAACCTGACTACGATGGAGGGAAGGGAGATATCACCCGGTGCCTTCGGGGGATGGTCACTGGTGATAATATACGCCGAAGACTACAAAAAAGGGACCCCGAAAAACATATCCATCTACAACGGCTTCATATCTATAGGGCTAAACAACGACCCTATAGAGATAAGCGGCTTCAGGCTCCCGGAAACAGGAAAGATCTCCGCCCAGCTATCGGTCTTCTCCGGAGAGGGGGAGTATAGATACGGCCGAACACCGGACAACAACTCAGAAGACTGGATGAAGATAAGCGACGCCATAGACGGCGAGTATCAATATATGCCTGGGCTGGAGGAGGGAACCTTCGTAGGTAACAGGGACAATATGTTCGATGCGAGGCTCGACAATATTCTGAGAGACGACATTGTAAACGGTGTAGACAACAACCTCAGTATAAACAATGTCGGGGTCGATGTAGATAATTACGACATTTCCGAACTTATGGAGGGCTATAGAGACATCAACCCCTACATAAATGCCGTCTATATAAAGATGTACAGTAATAACGACTATATCACACCGAGCATGATGGCCTTCTCCGCCGAACTCTACAAACCGGCCGTATGCTACGACTATACGTTCGATATAGACGGATACGTTCTAGACAGCGCAACCAATGATGTAAACACAACCCTCCACCTGCAGGCACCGGGCAAGCCGCTAAGAACCCACCTGCTCATCAGAAGTCTGGAGGGCGATTTCCCGCTTGAAAATGCGGAGTTTACCGCTTCCGTTAAAGACAAGTCTATGCTGACATACAAGCGCGACAGTGTAAAAATAGCGCCGAACAACATAAACGAATATGAACCTGCCGGCGACCTTGTCCACTATGAAAGCGACGCCGGTTTCAGTCTCTACTTCGGTAACGATGCGACTTCAGAGCACGGCGGTACTCTCAACTCCAACGAGAGCCACTACATACTCTTCGACTACGACACCAACGACTCCCAGCCGAGACTGGAGACATCTTTCATCTTCGACGTCAACTTCACCGTAGACTATGGAAGCGGTCCGGTAACGATATACAGGGAGCTCAACGAGGGGAGCAGGTGCCCAACCTCTACGCTTTACGCACCCGAGTGGGGAGTCTTCAACATAATAAGCGACCCGGAACAGCCAGGTACCTACAACCTTGCAACGCAAGTCTCGGGAAGGCCGTTTAACGTTTTCGGGGTATTCTACGATACGGATCTCGAGACAACGAAGAGCATAAAGACCGATATCGAGGTGGAGCTTATAAACGTCAACTTCTTCAAAAGTGACACGAACGCTTCATGCTACAACCCCGACTCAAATATATCGAATCCCGTCTTCGCCAGATTCGAAGACAGTGCATTTACGGACGCCATATCCCACAACATACTGCTGGCGATGAGAAACAGCGCTTTCAGAATATGGTACCTCGAGGACAACGAAAGCACTCTTGTCAAGAACGAGTGCGGAAGCAGAACCGACGAAACATGCTATAAAAATCTCTACGATGAGAAATTCGCCTCTTTCGATACTCTCTGCAAGCAGGAGTGCGACGGGAACCAGGCCCCGGGCACATGCTACCGGTGCCTTAGAAAGAACTACGGCAAACCTATATGCTCGAGAGACAACTTCTCCATCAGGCCGGAGAGCTACAGGATAACCGTTTACGACGACAACAACTCCCTCTCCGCTACAAGGTCTTTTGTAACTGAGAACAACTCCACGCTGAGGGTTCCGTTGGCGGCGGACTACAACTATTCGGTAGACTATATCGCTACCCGATATGGAAGCGATAGTGCCGCCGACCGATACGTACAGGGATTTGCGGAACTCTTCCCGGCCGGACCCGTTCAGGAGAACTCTACCAATGTGGGGATCGTAAGCAGCTTTCCCGCCTCACTCAACTGCAACAACGACGACAACAGGACATACAGACTCATATTCTGGAACGGCTCCGGCAGCAACAGGGTCACCCACAACAATGTCGGGGATTACAGATTCGTACTGAGAGATTCGGAGTGGACCAGGGTGGACAATCCGGGCAGATGGGGGCAGGACTGTATCCCGTTCGGCAATGACGGCTATACAGCCGTACCGCAGGAGGGGACAGTAGGGTGTATCATATCCTCCAATTTCGATCAGAACCATACAGACATAAATATCTCATTCAGGCCTTACTCTTTCGATATAAGCGGGATTTCTGTAACCGCCCCGAACGACAGTTTCATATATATGAACGATGTGAGAGAGGACTACAACATGTCCATAAGATTCAGCGGCCCGGTATTAGCCAGGGGAAGAAACGGTGCGATTCTGACCAACTTCTCCGCCCAGTGCTACTCTCAAGATATCGACCTGACCTTCGAAAGAGCGATGAATCCCGCGGAGAATACGCTGAGCGAACCGGCGCTTCTAAGATATTACGATATCAACTCGACCGAAACCAACACGACCGATAACAAAGATATCGACACTATAGCGGCCTCACGCTTCAAAAACGGCGCTTCCTTTGCCGATCTTGCCTTAAACATCGACAGAAACAGCTCCGTCAGAGTAGAGCCGATGAGAATAGATATACAAGAGATAAACGTAACCTGTTCGAATGCAGCGTCGTGCGTAAACTTTGCAGAGTTGAAAAACAACCACGACCCGGAAGGCAACCTGAGCGTCACATTCGGCAGATACATCTATTACGGACGGCTCCATGCACCAGACTACAGGACGCAAGAGAGCGAATTCGAAACACCTATCTACGCAGAGGTCTATTGCGATCCCATTGAAGTTGACTGCGGAAGCTTCGGCATTACCGCACTGAATGGATGGAGGGAGAGCGTAGACGATGTAAACTGGTGGATAAACCCTCTCCATACCGGAAATGACGGCAATGTAACGGCACTGGAAGCCAGGATAAGATTCAGCATACCCGATACGACTGTAATGATCAACGATTTATCTCAGAACGACCCCTACGAACATATCATATCGAACGGAAGGTATTCACCGAAAATCGCATATACAGGAGAGAGCAGGCCCCATAAAACAAGAGTTATCGTAACCACGGAGCCGTGGCTTAGATATCACAGGTTTTTTACGGACGGAAGGGTATACTACGATGTGACTTTCGAAGGTGTGGCGGGCCAATGGGCCGGCATAGGCGTACTCGGTAAAACGGTGGAGACAAACGCCAGCAAGAGCACGAACAGAAGGATAGAGTGGTGA
- a CDS encoding pyrroline-5-carboxylate reductase, translating into MKITIIGPGKMALALAKGLEEEHELTIVGRDGERLLQFTNLLSKHARTALLEKYEIDGQIVVLCVKPHSLKEVAASLKGKADTLYSILAGTQIRELKRSIKAESYVRAMPNLAAAYRTSMTALTGDSAKRGEAEDLFRSIGETLWVDSEKELDIATAIAGSGPAFLSLVAESLADGGVKEGLKRKDAAKLVEGLFKGFSTLIAHSHPALIKDEVMSPGGTTAAGYAALESGRARDAFIKAVSGAYGVTKSDRQE; encoded by the coding sequence ATGAAGATAACGATAATAGGTCCCGGGAAAATGGCGCTTGCGCTGGCCAAAGGTCTCGAGGAGGAGCATGAGCTGACGATTGTCGGAAGAGACGGTGAGAGGCTGCTGCAGTTTACAAACCTGCTTTCGAAACACGCCAGGACGGCGCTTCTGGAAAAGTACGAGATCGACGGGCAGATCGTAGTCCTGTGCGTAAAACCGCACTCCCTTAAAGAGGTTGCGGCATCGCTCAAAGGGAAGGCCGACACCCTCTACTCCATACTGGCGGGGACGCAGATCAGGGAGCTGAAAAGATCGATAAAGGCAGAAAGCTACGTAAGGGCCATGCCGAACCTTGCCGCAGCCTATCGAACGTCGATGACCGCTTTGACCGGTGATAGCGCAAAGAGGGGTGAAGCCGAAGATCTGTTCCGCTCCATCGGCGAGACTCTCTGGGTCGACAGCGAGAAAGAGCTCGATATAGCGACCGCCATAGCGGGAAGCGGGCCGGCATTTCTCTCTCTCGTCGCTGAGTCTCTGGCCGACGGAGGGGTGAAGGAGGGGCTGAAACGCAAAGATGCGGCAAAATTGGTAGAGGGCCTTTTCAAGGGCTTCTCCACTCTGATCGCCCATAGCCATCCCGCTCTGATAAAAGATGAGGTGATGAGTCCGGGCGGAACTACGGCGGCCGGATATGCGGCCCTGGAGAGCGGCAGAGCCCGAGACGCCTTCATCAAAGCCGTCTCGGGGGCATATGGAGTCACGAAGAGCGACCGGCAGGAGTGA
- a CDS encoding flagellar assembly factor FliW, which translates to MDFKAVIPILGFESCSEVTLEQVDDNIYRLYDKSGKSTPSFTLIRPSLLRDDYIFDLPDSAVERLEVERAEQVEVLNIMIIDTPLENSRVNFLAPLLFNREKRLMGQIVLDNRKYPDFEIAAPLKNFMDKEEDAS; encoded by the coding sequence ATGGATTTCAAAGCAGTCATCCCGATTTTGGGATTCGAGTCTTGCAGCGAGGTTACACTCGAGCAGGTAGACGATAATATCTACAGGCTTTACGACAAAAGCGGAAAGAGCACTCCCTCTTTCACGTTGATCAGACCGTCGCTGCTCAGAGACGACTACATCTTCGATCTTCCCGATAGCGCGGTGGAGCGCCTGGAGGTCGAAAGAGCGGAGCAGGTAGAAGTTCTTAATATCATGATAATAGATACTCCGCTGGAGAACTCCCGTGTAAACTTCCTCGCACCGCTGCTTTTCAACAGGGAGAAGAGGCTGATGGGACAGATAGTACTAGATAACCGGAAATACCCGGATTTCGAGATAGCCGCACCGCTGAAAAACTTTATGGACAAAGAAGAGGACGCTTCATGA
- a CDS encoding putative lipoprotein, which yields MYHIALKTVLIIFSVLLIGGCSTKSEQEYEKPALYWYQKMMRSVAAGNLEKADDYFTSLESEHVGSPLIPEAMLILVQAHMDGEEYLLANFYLDEYLKRYGTSKNRDFVEFMKIKASFFGLKSPQRNQELIEQTLQKAKRYIRNFPESEFRPMVETIEVRLEMTRYLMNEKIASLYERRDKPKAARIYRDRNAASWIEKENMVPPSKSWLGRLFE from the coding sequence ATGTATCATATCGCTCTTAAGACAGTACTCATAATTTTTTCCGTTCTTCTTATCGGAGGATGCAGCACGAAGAGCGAACAGGAGTATGAAAAACCGGCACTCTACTGGTATCAGAAGATGATGCGGAGTGTTGCCGCCGGCAATCTAGAAAAGGCCGATGACTACTTTACCTCTCTGGAGAGTGAACACGTCGGTTCCCCGCTGATACCCGAGGCGATGCTGATTTTAGTACAGGCGCATATGGACGGTGAGGAGTATTTGCTGGCCAACTTCTATCTCGACGAGTATCTGAAGAGGTACGGAACCTCCAAGAACCGCGATTTTGTCGAGTTTATGAAGATCAAGGCTTCATTTTTCGGGCTGAAGTCTCCACAGAGAAACCAGGAGCTCATCGAGCAGACGCTGCAGAAGGCGAAAAGGTATATCCGTAACTTTCCGGAGAGTGAGTTCAGGCCGATGGTTGAGACTATAGAGGTGCGTCTGGAGATGACCAGATATTTGATGAACGAAAAGATAGCCTCTTTATACGAAAGGCGTGACAAGCCGAAAGCCGCACGCATCTACCGTGACCGCAACGCCGCCAGCTGGATAGAAAAGGAGAATATGGTGCCCCCGTCGAAGAGCTGGCTCGGCCGTCTCTTCGAGTAG
- a CDS encoding ATP-dependent protease La type I, translating to MQLSDYGAFPADIPVIVEDDLFLYPFMISPIFLNDEKNVQAAVEAVETNSLVLVCPTKPNHEGERTFDAIYNAGVVGSIMRKVTLPDGRIKVLFQGLARGRIVEEVSSSPLVAKVDIISSKPYNEMKIEALMEVLREKLRTLSTVSNQFPPDLIRTIEENHEPNRIADLISSTIRIKKPEAYELFIEEDVEQRLLLLIDIISEEIEAGKLQKEIRSKVHNRIEQVNKEYFLKEQLKQIQQELGTDTQREEEIEEYYKKLEAKKPYMNEDAYKEVKKQIDRFARMHPDSADANLIQSYLDWVLEIPFGKVAKKHLSVEDVQRQLDKDHYSLKKPKERIVEYFSVRELAELRGIKDKEIKGAILCFAGPPGVGKTSLANSISKALKRKLVRIALGGLEDVNELRGHRRTYIGAMPGRIVQGLIDAQEMNPVMVLDEIDKVGRSMRGDPTSVLLEILDPEQNSAFRDYYLNFNIDLSQVIFIATANDVGAIPGPLRDRMEFIFLSSYTPQEKYEIAKRYLIPQELRKHALKKSEFSITKAALEAVIENYTREAGVRNLRRRIADIVRKAAKEILSNPDIGKVSVTLKNLSEFLDKPLFEIDVADTEPTVGVVNGLAWTAVGGDVLKIETIKIKGKGALQLTGSLGEVMKESARIALSVVKTLIDQGKLPIDERIIPKSAKEIESGVKPEASEVYKRYDLHIHIPEGATPKDGPSAGITMATAIASILGEYKVRADVAMTGELTLTGRVLPIGGLKEKLIAAYKAKIKKVLIPEKNFRRDLDDIPDVVKDALEIVPVKGVEEVLKEALLLKR from the coding sequence ATGCAGCTTAGCGACTATGGTGCATTCCCGGCCGATATCCCGGTGATAGTGGAGGATGATCTTTTTCTCTACCCTTTTATGATTTCACCGATCTTTCTGAATGACGAAAAGAACGTTCAGGCGGCTGTAGAAGCGGTCGAGACCAACTCTTTGGTATTGGTCTGCCCGACAAAGCCCAATCATGAGGGGGAACGCACTTTTGACGCGATCTACAATGCCGGGGTCGTAGGCTCCATAATGAGGAAGGTCACCCTGCCGGACGGCCGCATAAAAGTGCTTTTCCAGGGGTTGGCTCGCGGCCGTATCGTGGAAGAGGTCTCATCCTCTCCGCTCGTAGCGAAAGTGGATATTATCAGTTCGAAACCATACAACGAAATGAAAATAGAGGCGCTTATGGAGGTTCTGCGCGAAAAGCTGCGAACCCTCTCGACGGTCTCCAACCAGTTTCCTCCCGACCTGATAAGAACGATCGAAGAGAATCATGAGCCGAATCGAATCGCGGACCTTATTTCGAGCACCATCAGAATAAAAAAGCCGGAAGCATACGAACTCTTCATAGAGGAGGATGTTGAGCAGAGACTTCTTCTGTTGATAGATATAATCAGTGAAGAGATCGAGGCAGGCAAACTCCAAAAAGAGATCCGCTCCAAGGTCCACAACCGTATAGAGCAGGTGAACAAAGAGTATTTCCTGAAAGAGCAGCTTAAACAGATACAGCAGGAGCTCGGTACCGATACCCAGCGTGAAGAGGAGATAGAGGAGTATTACAAAAAGCTCGAAGCCAAAAAGCCCTATATGAACGAAGATGCGTATAAAGAGGTGAAGAAGCAGATCGACAGATTCGCCCGTATGCACCCTGATTCCGCGGATGCGAATTTGATACAGAGCTATCTAGACTGGGTACTGGAGATTCCGTTCGGAAAGGTTGCGAAGAAGCATCTGAGTGTAGAAGATGTCCAAAGGCAGCTGGACAAAGATCACTACTCCCTGAAAAAGCCCAAAGAGAGGATTGTTGAGTACTTTTCGGTAAGGGAACTGGCTGAACTGAGGGGTATCAAAGACAAGGAGATAAAAGGGGCGATTCTCTGCTTTGCCGGACCTCCCGGCGTAGGCAAGACATCTCTGGCCAACTCCATATCGAAAGCCCTGAAGAGAAAACTGGTACGAATCGCACTCGGCGGACTTGAGGATGTCAACGAGCTGCGCGGACACAGGCGAACCTATATCGGCGCCATGCCGGGTCGTATAGTCCAGGGTCTGATAGATGCCCAGGAGATGAACCCGGTGATGGTGCTGGACGAGATAGACAAGGTCGGCCGCAGCATGAGAGGCGACCCGACCTCCGTACTTCTGGAGATACTCGACCCGGAGCAGAACAGTGCGTTCAGGGACTACTACCTCAACTTCAATATCGACTTGAGCCAGGTGATATTTATCGCAACGGCAAACGATGTCGGGGCTATTCCGGGGCCTCTGCGCGACCGCATGGAGTTCATCTTCCTGAGCAGCTACACGCCGCAGGAGAAGTATGAGATCGCCAAGAGGTACCTGATTCCGCAGGAGCTTAGAAAACATGCCCTCAAAAAGAGTGAGTTTTCCATTACCAAGGCGGCTCTGGAGGCTGTCATAGAGAACTATACGAGAGAGGCGGGTGTAAGAAATCTTCGCAGACGCATCGCGGATATTGTCCGAAAAGCGGCGAAGGAGATTCTTTCAAACCCGGATATCGGGAAGGTTTCGGTGACGCTGAAAAACCTTTCGGAGTTCCTCGACAAACCTCTTTTCGAAATCGATGTCGCGGATACGGAACCTACCGTAGGGGTTGTAAACGGCCTCGCCTGGACCGCCGTCGGAGGAGACGTTCTCAAGATAGAGACGATAAAGATAAAAGGGAAAGGGGCGCTGCAGCTTACGGGAAGCCTCGGAGAGGTTATGAAGGAGTCCGCCAGAATCGCCCTGAGTGTTGTCAAGACCCTGATAGACCAGGGAAAGCTTCCCATAGATGAACGCATAATTCCAAAAAGCGCAAAAGAGATAGAGAGCGGGGTGAAGCCTGAAGCCAGCGAAGTCTACAAGCGATACGATCTGCATATCCATATTCCGGAAGGCGCGACGCCGAAAGACGGGCCAAGTGCAGGTATTACGATGGCTACAGCCATAGCGTCCATTCTGGGCGAATACAAGGTGCGTGCGGATGTGGCGATGACCGGAGAGTTGACGCTGACCGGGAGAGTACTTCCTATAGGCGGATTGAAGGAGAAGCTCATAGCGGCATACAAGGCTAAGATAAAAAAGGTTCTGATACCGGAGAAAAACTTCAGACGGGATCTTGACGATATTCCGGATGTGGTAAAGGATGCTCTCGAGATCGTACCGGTTAAGGGAGTGGAAGAGGTTCTGAAAGAGGCGCTACTGCTGAAGAGGTAA
- a CDS encoding chemotaxis response regulator protein-glutamate methylesterase CheB, giving the protein MKALKVLVVDDDMINRKLMAAMLKKSPMIGELVEASDGQEAITLLRDLNDIDLVLLDIIMPIMDGIAVLQIMNSDPALQNIPVIVLTTDETKKTEALNSGANDFIAKPVREHEIMGKIERLSTL; this is encoded by the coding sequence ATGAAAGCACTGAAAGTTCTGGTTGTCGATGACGATATGATAAACAGGAAGCTGATGGCGGCCATGCTGAAAAAGAGTCCCATGATCGGCGAGCTTGTTGAAGCATCAGACGGCCAGGAAGCCATTACACTGCTTCGCGACCTAAACGATATAGATCTCGTCCTGCTCGATATAATAATGCCGATAATGGACGGGATCGCAGTCTTGCAGATCATGAATTCGGACCCGGCTCTGCAGAATATTCCCGTCATCGTTCTTACTACAGACGAAACGAAAAAGACGGAGGCTCTCAACAGCGGTGCCAACGACTTCATCGCAAAGCCGGTCAGAGAGCATGAGATTATGGGAAAAATAGAACGCCTCTCCACGCTTTGA